The nucleotide sequence CGCCATCTATAGTTCTCCAGACAACACCTTTAATATCACGCACTCCACCACAGGCATATCCATATTTGGAGTTGAAAAACTTTATTGTTATTGGAGGAATACCAGATGCAATAGAACTATCCAGTATCACCGGAACCCAGTTTAAACCACCATCGGTGGTTCTGTGAAAAACTTGTGGACCACCAACCGCAAACCCAGTCAGACTGTCAAGAAAATAAAATGAGTGTACAATCACTTCACCCAATCTCAGATATTCAGAGTTCCACTGATTGCCCCCGTTGGTAGTGCTTAAAAAAAATGTTCCATAGGGTTCATATTCATCGCTGTATCCTGAAGCCCATCCATATTGTTCATTGAGAAAAAAAATGTTTACTATGTTTAATGAATCGTTTTCAAACTGCTGCACCCAGTCTTTTCCTGCATTTGTAGTGTGAAAAATTAATCCTGAATCTCCTGATACCCAGCCAGTGGAACTATCAATAAATGATAATGAATTTAAAAGTTTAGAAGTCGGGCTGTTAATTTTTTCCCAAAAATTCTGAGGATAACAGACGGTTCCGATTATAAAAAGGAGAAAGACTATTTTTTTGATATGATTCATATCCGATAAAATACTGATAACGGTTATAAAATGATATGAATATAAAACATACGGATGTTAAAATTTATTTTTCACTGTTAATGAACTCAATTCCAAACCTTAAAAACATTTCAAGCTTTTTCTAACAATTCTTGATTAATATAAAAAGGCTGCTGATACCAGCAGCCTTAATGAATTGAATCTTACAGATACTATTTCATCAGCATTAACTTCTTTGACGAAGTAAAGTTTGCTGATTCAATCCTGTAAACATACACTCCGCTCGCTAATCCACTTGCATTAAAATTAACTTCGTATCTTCCGGCTTTCTGCATTCCATTGACGATCATCATTACTTCTTCTCCGAGCATATTGTAAACTGCAAGCTTCACAAATCCATCTTCTGCAATCGAATACTTTATCGTTGTTGATGGATTGAATGGATTCGGATAGTTCTGTTCAAGACTATACTCAATTGGCAGTTCAACTTCTACACTTACTTCAGGTGAGTAAGTAAATGTTCCGTCGAAATCCATCTGTTTTAGTCTGTATGTATAGTTTCCTGTTTCCAGATTAACATCTGTGAAAGAATAAGCTTTTGGTTCGGTTGAAGTTCCAAAACCTGCAACAAATCCAACCTGTTCAAAAGAACCACCGGTTGACATTCTTTCTATCTGGAATCCCTGGTTGTTCAACTCTGTTGCAGTTGACCAGTTGAGTTCGACTTCATTTCCACTTGATAATGCTGTGAATGATGTTAACTCAACAGGTACTATGTACATTCCATACACGCAGAAGTTATCAACAACCCACCACCAATCCCATCCGGGTTGTACGACGCGAAATCTGAATTTAACATTTGCCTGTCCTGATACTACAGAAGTTATATCCACTACTTCGTGAGTGCTTCTGATATCAGCACCAATCTTATCCCAAACTCCAACCCAGGTTGAACCACCATTTAGACTAACTTCAACGTGTGCTTCATCCTGTGCATCCAATACGTTCCAATCATTATCAAATTCAATCCATGCCATTGTAGTATATAATGTGAAGTCGAAAATCTGGTTTAATGTTGCAGTTGAAAGAAAAGTGCTTCCGCTTCCACATTCATCCGAATCAGCAGATAATAGTCCGCCTGTTGCAGTTGCAGGTAATGTGTAAGTGTTAGGGAATGGTGCGAATAAATTTTCCCAAACACAGGTTCCTCCTTCATTTGTTATTGTCCAGCCTCCTAATCCACTTTCAAATGCTTCACACATCAATGTGTCAATTTGAATGTTCGGATCAGCCATAGTTGTAAATGACCATAAAGGACCGGATACTGTGCAAGTATCATTCTTTCCTCTTATCTGCCAGCCATAAGTTGTGCTATAATTAAGTGGTTCAAAAGAAGCAAGCGAAAATGATGCAATCGGAGTGCTATTATAAACCCGATTTAAATTTACACCTTCACCGAACCAAACTTCGATTGAGTCTGCGCCAGAACCGTTAGTCCATGTTAAAGTATTTCCTGTTATAGCTAAACCGGTTGTACCATTTGCAGGACTTGGATTAGTCGGCGGATTGATCGGACAAGGTGGTCCAAGAGTAACTTTGTCGTAATAAACATTTGGATCTTTGCGAGGTGCGCCACCTGCCAGATCATCCCTGTTGTCTGACCATACAACATGAAATGCACTGTTTGTAGCCCATGCATGATTATAATCACCCATATACACACTATTCACAACATTATCACGACCAAATTCAGGTAAAGAAGCAACATCACTAATTGCTAAACTCGGATCGAAGGTCACGGTTGACCCTGAAATCACACCGATACGACCATAATATTTAAATAAATTATTCTCAGCAATATCTTCCTGCCGGCTGTAATAGAAAATGCCAAGCCTGTTGCCATTAGGAGTAACTGCAATAGCTGGCTGCCATTGATCTGTAGTTGTTATATCATCATTCACTTTTGTAGGTGCGCTCCAAGAAGTTCCGCCATTGGTGGATATCGTCAAAAAGATATCTCCTTTATCAACACCGGCGCCGTCATTATTGAAAGTCACATAAATGTGTCCGCTGACAGGATTGACTGCAACATGCGGAAATGCATTACTTCGGAAACTTGAGAATGAACTTGTTCCATTTCTTTTACCTGTTAAACCAAGATCACCATTTACACCGCCAGCAATTCCGTTATAAATAGTAACTGCAGAACCGAATGATACTCCAAAATCAGTAGATTTACGAACCTGAATTGTTGTTGAACCATTATAATAAAATGCATAAACGGAATGGTCTGGTCCGACAGCTACAAAAGCACCCTGACCACCAGAAAATATATTTACGCCGCCTGAAGGTCCAAAAGTATTTCCGTCATCAGTAGAACGGAAGAAATAGATACCTGGTGAACCACCAAATCGGCGTGATATCAAATAAACATTTCCATTACCAGCACCAGCAAAATTATCAACTGTATGCCATTGTTTATCCTCAGAAGAACCGCCAGGAGTTCCATTAATCGGTGCAGCCCAGGTCATACCATTATCATCTGAGCGAAAAATTTGAATTGTTGCTGCGCCGCTGAAACCGAGTGTGGATAAATAAATTCTTCCTGTTGTTTCATTCCGTGCAAGAACAGGATCACCAGCATCACCAATGGTATTAGTCGGCAGCGTACCACCGTCGATAAATGATGCACCACCATCAGATGAGTAAGACCAACCGGTAAATTTATTCGCACCACCCGTGTACGAACCAGAATCGTTAAAACCAATTACTACATTATTACCAAAAGCTAAAATTGATGTTTCGCTCTGGGTGAAATTGGCTGTTCCTGAGCTCCCATTATTATTATTAACCAGTGCGTCTGCCGCAGCAGTTGAATAAATAATTGAAATCTCATTTGAAATTTCTCCGTTCTTCTCCTTAATTGTGAATAGTTCGAAATCGCTTTGAGAATATTGCTCACGCAATCCTTCCTTCACCGCATTGCTTTGCTCTGCATTATCGGTCTGAGCAAAAACTGCGCAAGTTAAGAAGATTATGAAGTATGCTATGGTTAGCAGATGTTTCATTCACGCTCCTTTTTATTATTTGATATGTTGATTAGTAATTGAATAATAATTTTATTTTTTCAAACGGTACATAATGATTTTTCAGAGAGGATAACCCTGATACAAATAATTGAAAAGAATTAATGCTGGAATAATTGATTATTAAAATAATTGTTTTAATCTTCTGAATTTATTTATTTCAAAGATAAGTAATTTTGCTTTTAAAAAACTAATTTTGACTAATCTTTTTTATTAGCAAATATTGTCGCAAACCGACTGTCGCCAATTCTTACAAACCAAAATAAGATAATTAACAATCTGATTTTATCTTTACTTTCAATATTATTTTAATTGGATATTCAAGCTTGAAATTCACCTCCCACCAAATCGTAGAGCAAAAGATTGTAAATCTGATTCATAAATCTTTTTCTAAATTATTTAAGTAATTTTAAAGAAAGTTTCAAAAAAGGATTTTATTTTCTCCGATAAGCGAATGTTACTATTGGTACTTATATCAGTTTTTATATTCTTTCTATTAAATCTTTTGATGATTTATTCAGCCAGAAAGGTTTTTTATAGAACTATTAATAAAAATCAGAATGTAAATATTTCTATTGTAATTGCAGCGAGAAATGAAACTAACAATATTGAACTGCTAATTGCGGCTCTGGAAAAACTGGATTATCCGCCTGACAAATATGAAGTAATGATTGTCGATGATAATTCAACTGATAATACTTTTGAAAAAATAAAATCGGAGATTACTTGCCAGCAAAATTTTTATGCTAAAGAACTAAAGACAATTAATAAAATTGGGAAAAGAGATGCTTTATCCTTTGGTGTTGCGAATGCTAAATTTTCAAACATTTTAATAACTGACGCAGATTGCCATCCTCAGTTAAATTGGTTGAAAGCCTGCTCGTCCAGATTTTCAGAAGGCTATGATATGATATTCGGAATAGCACCTTTTTATCAGCATAAAAATTTTGTCAACAAAATATCCTGCTTCGAAAATTTAAGAAGTTCATTTCTTTCTGTCTGCTTTGCTTCAATTGGATTAGCATACACAGCAACAGCAAGAAATTTTGGATTCACAAAAAATTCTTTCTATTCAATTGGGGGCTACACACAAACTAAAGACACATTAAGCGGAGATGATGATCTGTTGTTACGCGAAGCAGTCAAAAAAGAATTAAGAATCGGGATAGTCACTGATCCGGGTTCTTTCGTTTATTCGGAAACCAAAAAAACTTTTAAAGAATATCTGAACCAAAAAGCAAGACATACTCAAACTTCTCTTCACTATTTGAAAAAGCATAAGTTGATTTTAGGATTTTGGCATATTTTAAATCTGCTTTTTCTTTTCTCACCATTATTAATGTTTTTTAATTTGATGTTTGGGATTCTGCTTCCCGTAAAACTTTTGTCAGATTATCTGGTCAATGCATTTTTTCAAAAAAAGTTGGATTATAAATTTTCATTTGCAGAGCTAATTTCACTACAGATTCTTTATGAAGTATTTATCGTAATACATTTCGTCAACGCTTCATTTTTTAAAATCAAATGGAAATAGAAACAGAGATCCAGAGAGAATATAATCCAGCTCATCCAAATTTTGAACGCTGGCAGAAAGCTCGAAATCTCTCTGATGAAAGAGCAAAATTTGTTGAAAGCATTGTATCGAATTTAGTATTTCTGTCAGGTCTGAATGTTCTGGATCTTGGTGCGGGTGAAGGAAGCACTTCACAACTGCTGTCAAAAAATAATTTTGTTGTAAGTGTTGAAATAAAACGGGAGCGAATAATAAAAATTCAGCTCAGCGATACTCTTCATCCTGTTCTTGCGGATTGTATCAATGTTCCGTTAAAAAATAAATCTGTTGATCTGATAATTCTCCAGGATGTTGTCGAACATATTAATTTCAGCAGTGATTTCATTGAAAAGTTATTTTTTCTTCTTAAAGATAACGGACTGATTTTTCTGAGCACACCAAATAAGTATTCACTTTTAAATTTAATTTCTGATCCACATTGGGGATTACCTTTTATTTCAGTTTTAAATCGCCACAAAATAAAAAAGTACTTCCTGAAATATTTCAGGAAAGCTGACTTCAACAGATCAGACATTGCAGAACTTTTATCACTGAATGATATCTACACAAAATTCGATAAAAAATTTTCAATACATTTATTCACTAATTATTCCGTTGAATATTTATTAAGTGGAGGGAAAGGATTAATCTGGAGCAATTTTCATCTTAGTATTGTACGCTTGATAAATTCATTAGGTTTAAAAAGGGTATTATTGAAAATTGCAAACGATAAACCCGGATTTATTAATAAATATCTTACTCCAACATTTTATGTTTTATTAAAAAAGATTTAGTTTATTTGATATCGCTAACTAAAAATTTATTTATTATTATTTATTCCGGATTACAATGGACTACAAACAATTAGCAAAATTCGCAATTAAAGCCATGCAAAATGCTTTACCGGTTTACTCAAACTTTTATGTTGGTGCAGCATTATTGACTGCAGATGATAAAACTTATACTGGCTGCAATATTGAATCCAGTTCATATAGTCTGACAATTTGCGCTGAACGCAATGCAATCTTTAAAGCAATCTCAGAGGGCGAACGTCAATTTAAGGCTATTGCTGTGGCTGGTGATACTAAAGATTTTATTTCACCTTGTGGTGCATGCAGACAGGTTATCAGTGACCTTTGCGGAGAAATTGATGTTGTTCTTGTGAACTCAGATGGTGAGTATATTGTTAAGAAAACTTCCGAACTTCTTCCTTTTGCATTTGGTGATAAAGATCTTGAATGACCATAAAAAAAATTTTTTTTTCTTCAACTGAAAGCTGAACAGCCTCTGGCTGAAAATTTCTAATAATAAATTTTAATAAAAACAATGACAGATATTCCTCCACATCAACTTCCAAATGGTATTGGCTGGATTGAAGTGATAACTGGCTGTATGTTCAGCGGTAAGACTGAAGAGTTGATACGGCGTTTGAGAAGAGCTCAGATAGCAAAACAAAAAGTGAAAATATTCAAACCAAAAATTGATTCAAGATATTCGCAGGAATCCATAGTATCCCACAATGATCAATCACTGCCTTCAATTCTGATTGATGATATAGATGAAATTCTTAAATATTCAGATGATGCACAGGTAATAGGCATTGATGAAGCGCAGTTTTTTAATGAGAGTATAATACGAATATGTAACTTGCTCGCAGCAAACGGTAAGCGGGTTATCATCGCTGGGCTTGACCAGGATTACACTGGTAAACCATTCGAGCCGATGCCACAGTTGCTGGCAATTGCAGAATATATTACAAAACAGCATGCAATCTGTGTTGTGTGTGGAAATCCTGCTGACAAAACACAAAGAAAAATTGCTGAATCAGAAAGAGTAATTGTTGGTGCGGCTGATATTTATGAAGCACGCTGCCGCAAATGTCACTACATACCAAAAGAAGAAGAATAGAATAGTATGGATCTAATTTCATTATTCAGAGGTGCAATCGGAATTTTATTACTCGTGGGAATTTCCTTTCTTCTTTCAAATAATAAATCAAGAATTAATTGGAAACTTGTTAGTGGTGGACTTACACTTCAATTAGTCTTTGCCATTTTAATTCTAAAAGGTGAATCACTTCGTCAATTTTTTGTTCCATTTGCCTGGCCAAAAGATATTTTCAACTGGATTAGTTATTTCTTTGTGCTTATTCTGAATTTCACTGCAGAAGGCGCGCAATTTGTATTTGGTGATTTAGCAAAGCCACCGGGTGTAGAAGGCAATCTCGGTTCCTTTTTTGCTTTCCAGGTACTTCCAACAATAATCTTCTTCGCGAGTCTTATGTCGGTTTTGTATTATCTTGGAATTATGCAATTAATAGTTAAAGGAATGACGTGGATAATGGCGAGAACACTGGGAACCAGCGGAGCAGAAACACTATCCTGCGCTGCTGAAATTTTCGTCGGTCAAACTGAAGCACCACTAATGATAAAACCATTCCTGAAAGATATGACTCAGAGCGAACTGCTTACAATAATGATAGGTGGAATGGCAACCATCGCTGGTGGAGTTATGGCTGCATATATTCAGATTCTTGGTTCTGCTTATGCCGTAAAACATGGTATTCCGCTTGAACAGGCTCAACAAATATTTGCTACTCACCTGCTTGGTGCAAGTGTCATGGCTGCACCAGCAGGAATTGTGATTGCTAAAATAATTTTACCCGAAACCGGTGAGCCTGCGACTAAAGGAAATTTAAAACTTGATGTCGAAAAAAACGCTTCGAATGTAATTGATGCCGCTGCAAATGGTGCAATTGATGGTTGGAAACTTGCAATAAATGTAGGTGCGATGCTGATTGCATTCATAGCACTTATAGCTTTGGTGAATTATCTATTAGTTGGATTGGGTGATATTCTAAACATAAATCATTCTCTCAAAGTACAATTCGGACAACCGTTGAGTTTTCAGTTATTGATTGGATTAGTGTTTCAGTTCCTTGCTTTTGGTATCGGAGTTCCCTGGGAAGATGCATTAAATTTTGGAAGTTTGCTTGGAGTTAAAATTGTTCTTAATGAATTCGTAGCTTATACGGAAATGGGAACTCTTCTCGAAGTAGGAAAGTTATTAAATGAAAAATCAATTTTGATGTTGACTTATGCACTATGCGGTTTTGCTAACTTCAGTTCAATAGCAATTCAAATTGGAGGAACCGGTCAATTAGCCCCTTCAAGAAAATCTGACATTGCAGCTTTAGGGATTAAAGCGGTTATTGGTGGAACTCTTGCAACTTTAATGACAGCTACTCTGGCTGGTTTATTATTCGGTTAAAATGATTGACTTATCTTTTAAATACAAAGATGCAATTAGTTTTCTGCTTAACGAATCTCCTTTCATTCCGGAAATTGCAGTCGTATTAGGTAGCGGACTTGGAAACTTTGCAGAGTCAACTGAAAAAATCAAATCTGTTTCTACTTCAGTAATTCCAAATTATCCTTTGCCATCCGTCGAAGGACATAAAGGAATGATACACTTCTCAAAGATTAATGAAAAAAAAGTATTAATCTTCCAGGGGCGTAATCACTTTTACGAAGGTTATGGAATAAGTGACTGTATTCTTCCGGTTCTGCTTACAAAAAAAATTAACTGCAAAAAAATTATTTTCACAAACGCCGCAGGTGGAGTTAACATAAATTTCCGCCCGGGTGATTTAATGCTCGTTGAATCTTTCAATTCAATAAACCTAAAAAAAGAATTGGCAGAATTGATCGGGATTTCATCCGTCGAATCAAAGAATAATTTTTTAAACTGCCCGTCAGAAAGAATGAATAAAGTTATCAGACTTGCTGCAAAAGAAAACCTGATAGAATTACAATCCGGAATTTACTGGTATTCAAAAGGACCTTCTTACGAAACACCTGCCGAAATTAAAATGATTGAAAAATTCGGAGGAGATGCAGCCGGAATGTCCACAGTACACGAAGCTGTCTATGCATCATTTATAGGAATGGAATTGGCAATAATCTCCTGTATTACAAATATGGCTGCAGGCATCTTACCACAAAAACTTTCTCATCAGGAAGTGACTGAAACTGCAAATCAATCTGCTGAAAAATTTACTATATTATTAAAATCAAGCATTTCAAGATTATAGCACACATCGATTAAATACTCTTATTTTAATTGACTTTGTAAGAGGCAACCCCTAATTTTGGCAGTTCATTATAAAAATTTCAAATCACTTTATTAATCAGGTATGAAAGAATATAGATTTAGACTTATTATCATTCTGGCAGCAATTGTTTTGTCGGTTTATCTTTTATATCCTACCTATCTGGATTATCAGAATAGTAAAGATATACAACAGACTCTTGATGTAGTCGCCAATCAACTAAAACAAAACGAACCGGATTTAACTCAAGCCCGGCTTGATGAAATCCTTAGTTTTAAAAAGGATAGTATTTTAGCTTCGAATCCGGACATGATGAAAGACAGAGAAAAAAGAATTAAACTCGGGCTGGATCTTCAGGGCGGTATGAGAGTTGTACTCGAAGTTAACACTGGAAAGCTTCTTGAAAAACTTGCAAAGAACCCGGATGAAGTATTTAAAACTGTTCTGGCTGAAGCTCAGAAAGAAGCAATGACCACCGATAAATCAATCGTTGATATTGTTGCAAGAAAACTTAACGAGCGTGGAATTCGGTTAAGCAGATATTTTGGAACTATACGGGAAGACGACAGCCAGATTCTTTCTCAATTAAATGATAATGCGGAAGATGCCGTAAATCGCGCTGTGGAAATTATCCGAAATCGTATTGACCAGTACGGAGTGAGCGAACCTTCAATACAAAGACAAGGAAGTAAAAGAATCGTTGTTGAACTTCCCGGTATCGCCCGTGAAGAAGAGGCAAAAAAATTATTGCAGGGAACTGCTTTGCTTGAATTCAGAATAGTCAGAGAACCTGATTTCACTTTTGCTATTATGCAGAAAATTGATGATGTGCTGGCTGGTAAAGTTCAGGATTCATTAAAAGTTGATTCAGTTAAAAATAAAAATGAAACAACTCAATCTGACACTTCTATGGTTTCAAATGATACTACTTCTGATAAAGAATTATCCGAAGAAGAATTTAAGAAACAGCATCCGTTCTTTGCGCTTGCTTTGTTAGACCCGCAGGGAAGAAGTGCAGATGCTTATGTAAAATCTGAAGACCGAAATAAATTAGAATTAATACTTAAAAGACCTGATGTTCAAAAAGTTATTCCGAATAACGTTGAATTTAATTTTTCTGCAAGAACACAAAAAGATGCTTCTGGCGGCGAATTTTATACAATGTATCTAGTTAATAAAGAACCTGAACTTACTGGTGGAGTTATTACAGATGCAAACGCTAACATTGATCCGAGTACATCTGCACCAATAGTTACAATGACGATGAACTCAGAAGGTGCAACTGAATGGGCAAGAATTACAGGTGCGAATGTAAATAAGAGAATAGCAATCATGCTCGATGGAGCTATTTTCTCTGCACCGGTTGTAAAAGGAAAAATTCCCGGAGGAAGATCACAGATCGAAGGAATGGCTGACCTCAATGAAGCAAACCTACTTGAGATTGTTCTGAAAGCCGGTGCCTTACCTGCCCCGGTAGATATAATCGAAGAAAGAACTGTTGGTCCATCTCTTGGTGAAGACTCAATCAGCAGCGGATTTCTTTCTACAATTCTTGGTTATGTCGTAGTTGCTTTATTTATGATAATATATTACAGACAAGCTGGAACAATCGCATCGGGTGCTTTAATATTCACAATTCTATTTACGCTTGCGGTATTAGCTGGCTTTGGAGCAACTTTAACACTTCCGGGTATTGCAGGAATTATTCTGACAATAGGAATGTCTGTTGACTCTAATGTTTTGATTTATGAACGTATCAGAGAGGAATTAGCAACCGGCAAAACTTTAAAGGCTTCAATTGACAGTGGATTCTCAAGAGCGAATTCTGCAATCATAGATTCAAATTTAACAACACTTATCACCGGAATTATTCTATTTCAGTTTGGAACCGGGCCCGTACAAGGATTTGCTTTGACATTGATGATAGGAATAGGTGCAAGTTTGTTCAGTGCGTTGGTTATAGCTCGTGTTGTACTGGATATTATGATTTCTAAAAATATTCCAGTAAATGTTGGTTAATAAAATAGTATAAGGGAGTTTTTTTAATTATGAGAATATTTCAAAATTTTCATTACGATTTTCTTAGCAAAAGAAAATACGCTTACATCTTGTCGGCTTTTTTGTTCGCTATCGGGCTTATCAGTGCTATCACCAGAGGTTTTCATTTTGGTGTGGATTTTACAGGTGGTACTGAAATAGTTCTTCAATTTGAAAAGCCCGTTGATATCACTAATGTTCGAGATGATCTGGAAGGCATTGGTTTAGGATTTTTGGAAGTTAAAACCTTTGGCGGAGAAACCGGAGTGATGGTTCGATCAAAGGAACAAGAAATTTCTAGTGATATCTATCCAAAAGTTGTTGCTTCGATAAATGATAGAATTGAAAAGATTATTCCCGGCATTCCGGTACAAATCGCTGATTCTTCATCTATTAGTTCTGTAACGTATTCTTTTTTAAGTGCAGACACAGCAAAAATAATTGCCGATGGATTAAGCAAAGCAGGTTTCCAGGTTTCAAGTATTTCTGATGAACAGGCTAAAAATCAAATTTTAGTTGGTATTGGAATATCTGATTGGATAAAAGAGAATCTACGCACGAAAGTTTCTGATAATCCTTTTAAAATTTTAAAAGAAGATAAAGTCGGTCCAAAGATTGGCGGAGAATTAAAACGTGATGCATTGCTGGCAATCCTTTTTTCACTTATCGGAATATTAATCTACTTAGGATTTCGGTTCAAATTTATTTTTGCACTAGGCGCTGTCGTTGCATTATTCCATGACGTTTTGATTACCATCGGATTGTATGCAGCATTATATGGAATTATCCCTGGACTAAATCTTGAGATTGATCTTACCATTGTGGGCGCATTTCTTACGCTGATAGGTTACTCAGTAAATGATACCGTTGTTGTTTTTGACAGAGTCAGAGAAAACTTAAAAATTCATAAAACCAGATCTTTCTTCGATATAGTAAATACAAGTATGAGCCAAACAATGAGCAGAACCATTCTTACTGGTGGGGCAACATTATTAGCTCTACTCGTACTTTTAATTTTTGGTGGCGAAGTTCTCAGACCTTTTGCCTTCACAATGTTTTTCGGAATTATAATTGGTACTTATTCATCCATTTTCGTGGCGAACTCAATGGTCTATGAATACGTTACCAAATACAACAAGAAAATAGAATTCTAATCATTTCCGAAAAGAGGCTGTCTTACAAGAAAAGTTTTCTCGATAACTTTTTCTGATTCCATCAGAAAAAACCTGCTTGCGGCAGGCAAACTCGAAAACCAAAACAAATAAAAGGTTCCCGAGTAATGAAATGTATCGAGAGAACCTTTTAAGACAGCCACTTTTTCATTCACCACAAAAGTAACTCTAAACTTTCATTTGCAATTAATCCGATTAGTGCTATTTTAATTAAAAGTAATTAACAACATTTACGAATCATAACAGGACACAATTGAGTATAAAACTTTATGTTGGAAATCTTCCGTGGTCTTTCAATAATGAAAAACTTATGGATACTTTCAAATCATACGGAAGTGTAGTTTCTGCAAAAGTTGTGATGGACCGAGAAAGTGGAAAGTCAAGAGGATTTGGTTTTGTTGAGTTGGAAAATGAACAAGAGGCAAATAGTGCTATCAAAGAACTCAATGGATCAGAATTGAATGGCAGAAAGTTAATTGTTGCTTCAGCCAGAAACAGTTAGTAACTGATGTTACGCAGAAAAGCAATTAGCAAAGAGATGACATCTTTATTTTTTATTAAATATTTAAACAAAAGTAACATTGACATTCCAATTTAAGTGCTTATTTAATCTATAAAAAGATGTCATCTCTCCATTTTGCGTAAGGTGAGTTAGTAAGTAAAAATCTTATTTTTTTCAGTTCTTATTAACGGAACTCTATTCTTCAATGGATTCAAAGTCCACAAATTCGTTGTAAAGCCTATTATTGTTTTTCAGATTTAAAGACTCGAATTAATCTATTCCTACCTGATCCAAATCTTAATCAAGGTCAGTTCAGAATCTCACTTTATATAAAATTTGTCTTAATCAGGTTTGCAGGAATTGATTGCTGCTCTGGCAATTTCAAATATCAAATTCTTTTTTACCCTGCCATCCTTTAATTCCCGGTGCCAGGTTATAAACTTTCTCAAAACCAGATTTAAGCATGTAATTTCCAGCGTGAAAACTTCTGTTTCCACTGCGGCAATACACGTAATAACTTTTTGTTTTATCAAGCTTATCAATTTCCTGCATAAATATCGGACTGTTTATATCGATTAGTATAGAATTTGGAATTCGTTCCATCTGATGTTCAATCAGTGTTCGTACATCCAGCAGAACTGCATCCTGATCTTCCAAAATTTTTTTCTCGAACGAAACAGCATCAAGGTTTTCTACAATTTTCATGCTTGCCTTTTGTTTTTATTTACTTGGAAATCAGATGAGAGAAA is from Ignavibacteriota bacterium and encodes:
- a CDS encoding NupC/NupG family nucleoside CNT transporter, with translation MDLISLFRGAIGILLLVGISFLLSNNKSRINWKLVSGGLTLQLVFAILILKGESLRQFFVPFAWPKDIFNWISYFFVLILNFTAEGAQFVFGDLAKPPGVEGNLGSFFAFQVLPTIIFFASLMSVLYYLGIMQLIVKGMTWIMARTLGTSGAETLSCAAEIFVGQTEAPLMIKPFLKDMTQSELLTIMIGGMATIAGGVMAAYIQILGSAYAVKHGIPLEQAQQIFATHLLGASVMAAPAGIVIAKIILPETGEPATKGNLKLDVEKNASNVIDAAANGAIDGWKLAINVGAMLIAFIALIALVNYLLVGLGDILNINHSLKVQFGQPLSFQLLIGLVFQFLAFGIGVPWEDALNFGSLLGVKIVLNEFVAYTEMGTLLEVGKLLNEKSILMLTYALCGFANFSSIAIQIGGTGQLAPSRKSDIAALGIKAVIGGTLATLMTATLAGLLFG
- a CDS encoding purine-nucleoside phosphorylase; the protein is MIDLSFKYKDAISFLLNESPFIPEIAVVLGSGLGNFAESTEKIKSVSTSVIPNYPLPSVEGHKGMIHFSKINEKKVLIFQGRNHFYEGYGISDCILPVLLTKKINCKKIIFTNAAGGVNINFRPGDLMLVESFNSINLKKELAELIGISSVESKNNFLNCPSERMNKVIRLAAKENLIELQSGIYWYSKGPSYETPAEIKMIEKFGGDAAGMSTVHEAVYASFIGMELAIISCITNMAAGILPQKLSHQEVTETANQSAEKFTILLKSSISRL
- the secD gene encoding protein translocase subunit SecD; its protein translation is MKEYRFRLIIILAAIVLSVYLLYPTYLDYQNSKDIQQTLDVVANQLKQNEPDLTQARLDEILSFKKDSILASNPDMMKDREKRIKLGLDLQGGMRVVLEVNTGKLLEKLAKNPDEVFKTVLAEAQKEAMTTDKSIVDIVARKLNERGIRLSRYFGTIREDDSQILSQLNDNAEDAVNRAVEIIRNRIDQYGVSEPSIQRQGSKRIVVELPGIAREEEAKKLLQGTALLEFRIVREPDFTFAIMQKIDDVLAGKVQDSLKVDSVKNKNETTQSDTSMVSNDTTSDKELSEEEFKKQHPFFALALLDPQGRSADAYVKSEDRNKLELILKRPDVQKVIPNNVEFNFSARTQKDASGGEFYTMYLVNKEPELTGGVITDANANIDPSTSAPIVTMTMNSEGATEWARITGANVNKRIAIMLDGAIFSAPVVKGKIPGGRSQIEGMADLNEANLLEIVLKAGALPAPVDIIEERTVGPSLGEDSISSGFLSTILGYVVVALFMIIYYRQAGTIASGALIFTILFTLAVLAGFGATLTLPGIAGIILTIGMSVDSNVLIYERIREELATGKTLKASIDSGFSRANSAIIDSNLTTLITGIILFQFGTGPVQGFALTLMIGIGASLFSALVIARVVLDIMISKNIPVNVG
- the secF gene encoding protein translocase subunit SecF produces the protein MRIFQNFHYDFLSKRKYAYILSAFLFAIGLISAITRGFHFGVDFTGGTEIVLQFEKPVDITNVRDDLEGIGLGFLEVKTFGGETGVMVRSKEQEISSDIYPKVVASINDRIEKIIPGIPVQIADSSSISSVTYSFLSADTAKIIADGLSKAGFQVSSISDEQAKNQILVGIGISDWIKENLRTKVSDNPFKILKEDKVGPKIGGELKRDALLAILFSLIGILIYLGFRFKFIFALGAVVALFHDVLITIGLYAALYGIIPGLNLEIDLTIVGAFLTLIGYSVNDTVVVFDRVRENLKIHKTRSFFDIVNTSMSQTMSRTILTGGATLLALLVLLIFGGEVLRPFAFTMFFGIIIGTYSSIFVANSMVYEYVTKYNKKIEF
- a CDS encoding RNA-binding protein, producing the protein MSIKLYVGNLPWSFNNEKLMDTFKSYGSVVSAKVVMDRESGKSRGFGFVELENEQEANSAIKELNGSELNGRKLIVASARNS
- a CDS encoding rhodanese-like domain-containing protein gives rise to the protein MKIVENLDAVSFEKKILEDQDAVLLDVRTLIEHQMERIPNSILIDINSPIFMQEIDKLDKTKSYYVYCRSGNRSFHAGNYMLKSGFEKVYNLAPGIKGWQGKKEFDI